GCTGATGCCTAGCGCAAACCACAAAGCACTATGCGTTGTCCTTTTGTGCCCTTTCGTGTCCGTGTGTTGCACTACACTAAATCTGCTTGCTGCACCGCGTCGACGTGCAGAAGAGTTCAGGGTATAGGGACCAGTTGGTTGGGCACAGTGAACATTTTCGCGCCACTTGGAATCGAAAGACAGGGCAGATAGAAACACGGGGGAAACACAAGCAGGAACCGACTACTGTTTATTTTACGAAATCATCAGGTGCCCGCGGCTTGCCGATCAGCAGTTGGGCACCATAACCACAAGCCCACCGTGACGGGTTTTAACACATACACAGGTTCGCCGCTGCCTGTGCACTCGCGGCTACCCGTTCTACTCGGAGTCTCGTGGCTCGTGCCTGAAGCACTACACGGGACTGGGCTCGCACTGCGTCACAGACCTCGACTGCAGGGACGAGCCGAACACCGTGTGCGGCTCCGGTGGCCTCTGTGCGTGCGCACCTTCGTACAGCGGCGAGTACAGGTTGGGAGAGTGCGTGCGTGAGGTGGGTGGTCAGCCACGATTTGTCGAATGCCCAACTGCGCACAGAGTATTTAAAGTGTGTTTTGTGTGGATTAATTATACGCCTGCTTGCTCAGCGTACGCGTGGAGGTACCCGAAGTAAAAGGTCAGAGTCTCATCGCaagggtgaagcagtgaatgtgatagcaacaaaccGTAATAATATACGAACTGAAGCTGGCAGCTAGCTCATTTGGATCCAATCTTACGTGACGCTAGAAAACGCCGATGTAAAAGTATTGGCCGCGTATCCACGTGATTCTCTGCAAATGACGTCTAAAGACGATAATCTTCCgcctggaggcgctgcgtcagatatggacgccatctggcagtgatTTCAGGAAACAGAAGCTGGCGCATAGAACGCAGAGTCTCTGGTAGGTGGCAAAATCGTATAATCTTAGCGAAGCGTCGAAAATTTCTAGTAAAGAAACACACCCCTTAATATTTACGTAATGATGTTTGgtctcatatatgcgcaatatttgctttttgatcgacgcTCACCAGTATGAACacagccaccagatcaagatggcaGTGCGTGAAGAAAGGGCTTTAACTTTCGCCAGGTGGCTGAATCgtgacagacagaccgacagaccaaaatttctgcgttgaagtatcccaagagaAACTATTGTCTTCAATATAGTCTTTAAAAGAGTACGGCCACTCCACGGAGAGATGCTCTTTGCGCAAAGTCACTTCCTGTTGAGAACGCAACATGTACAACGTATACGATCCGCCCGCTGAAGTCTTACATGTGAAGTTTACAGTTGCTACTCGAGCTACAGGGCAGGGCAAATTCGCAAGACCCCcgaaaatgcactgccgaggcctGGACGGTGGCCATTGTACTCCCGTGTGCAGCCCAGTGCGGGGGCACTTTTTCTCTCCCGTGAAAAGGTCCATATTCGCGTTTGATGAAGAATCTGAGGCTTTCGCCTTCGTAAAGTTTAATGCAGCGGTGCGTTTAGGTCCTCACGAATGGCATTGTCGACCGCTTGATGGCCACTGTTCCGACTCGCAGGTGGGCCTTACGGAAACCTGCAGCTCGGAGAGTATGTGCAGCGTGGAGCATTCGCACTGCAGCGCCAACCTGACGTGCCAGTGCTACGAGGGGCGGCGCTTCGACGGCTCCAAGTGCGTGCCCGAGGTGCGCAGTGAAGGCGTGCGCTTTCGCGCCACTTTCTTCCTGCTCTCCGCCATGCTATGCCTCATCTCGCTGGCAGTCCTGGTCGGCACCGCGGTCGCGCGAGTCATGTGCCACCTGGTGCCGCTCAGGCACGGAACGCAGCACAGTAGACATCGCCGGCTTGTCGTGAGACTGCTTTGACGGCGAGCCCCGCGCCGTTACTATGCGTTCGCGTCCCGTCAGTACATACTTGTACGGGACGATTGCTGCAGGGGCGCTGCCAATAAATGTGGCAATAGATCTTTTCCTTTGACAAATATTCGTTGTTAAACTCTGATGCATTCTATGTCAAAGCTGTTGTAAACCGACAATGAACACTGTGTCATTAAAAAGTAATACGTGTAACGTATGTATTTGATCcgcgaaaaaaaaacttacgcaGATCCCACCCTTGTACGTTCGTGAAAGCGTTCATCGATATTTATAGAACTCTCAATTGTGCTATAATCAAGTGGCTTAAATGATGAGACACTTCTAAGAAATAACTCGAATGTCTATGCGCAACTTTTAGGTGAACTTTAAACTTCCCACACGAAAGCGAAAGCGTTTCATGCATAGTCCCACCAATTATTGAAGCACGTCGTTTCCGTAGCGGATGTGACACCAATAAAACGGTACGCGGGTTAGTCACAAATTAAATTATAATTTTTTTTACCAGATTACCTGGCCTGCGGATCAACCTGTTGTTCTATTTGTCAATAGAGCATTCTACCGCAGAGGCGCGCCACTGTCATAAACATATTTGGAAAAAGCTTTGGCGTTATTTCGGGGAAGCAGACATGTTAACAGATACAATATTGCATGTCAGAAATGCAGAATCACAACAGGCCACCCACAAAGTAGAATGCGAAACGTGTGGGTACTTCAAAGCTTCCCATCCTTTACAAAGGGTCTCAGCCTTAATGCTTAATCATCATCAGTCACCGCATGAACGAAGTGTGCAGCTCCATACAGGTGCGTAGTTAATTCTTTACACAGGCGTGGTGGGTACATCACAAAATGGTGATTTGTGGTGTCGTGGTCACTTTGTAAATACGCTTGCAGAAGACGCCTTACACGTTAGTTTACAACGGCCGACGTCAGACTGCGTTAATTGTATTTGTTAACGCCCAACAAAGTCGCAATCAATTCTATAGAAGCATGCCTCACTTTCGTGTTATTGACGGTTCCTTGGAAAGAGAAATCAATGATCACGTTTTTTTACAACGTTTCAAACTTTCTTCTTTGTGTTCAGTCTGTGGACGGTGTATAAGATGTGATTGCTTAGTCAGAATTAAACATTTACTTGATTTACAGAAATTTTCTGTAtacatttttttccttcctttaaTTTTGAAATTATATGCGAGTGTTATAATTAGCTACCGCTGCATTGTAATTACATCAGACTTCTTAACCATCACTTGCCGTGAGAGTGCGCCCTTTCTGAATtaaaaaacacacatacacagacGTCAACTAAAGCTTACTGTGCTAATTTTCTCGTCTAACCAATGTTTTCTATTAGTAGTTATTCGTAAACATGAACACTTAAGTGATACAATTCATGCCTCTGACTCTACAGTTGCCAGattcaagaagcaaaaaaaaaaaacactgttaaACAACAAATTTTGTTTAAACGTTGGTACAGGGCTTTGGACACAGACTACTCTGATTCCGTTGGTGCTTTGTTCCAGTGTACAGGACagcaagaaaaacgaaaaaataaTAATTTCAACTATACGAAAAACGTAACCGAAACATTACCTATTCATTCCGGAAAGAAACCGAAATATTAATATCGGTTTTCGATTCACGGTAATACTTGTCGATCTGGAACAACCGAGGTCATGCAACGGGTGCGTCAACGCATATCTGAGAGTGTCGTATTAGCAAGTATCTTAGATACGAATACCCAAGTAACGATGCCGAAATTTCACGAAAAACGACTAGCAATGAGAGTTCTTTATTCAAACGCAAGTCGACTTTCTTGCGCCAATCATACTATATATCATAGAGGTTATTCTCACTCCCTTGACAAAGTGTAGAACTTATACTTACGAAATAACGCATTCCCTTTCACGAAAATAAACATTATGACTTTTAAAGGTATTGGTTTGCGTTAGGTCATAGGATTTGAAGAAGAAGGGCTATCGTTAAAGTGCATACTCGTCGTACGCCGGTACTTTTAAGAATGCGGAAAGAGCGCGTTTTTCACCTGTGCAATCGACGAACACAAGTGACTATACCACAAACttcatgttgttgttgttacttTAACTCCAAAATTTTGCGTACAAATTGGAATCGCTACAAACTgtaacgaaactttttttttttcgtaccggTACAGAAACAGAATGGAACTTCTTTTAGGAACGAAACTGAAACACTCTGCTTTTGTCCAAGTAACATGGCGTACATGATCGTAATTCCCAATTCccaaaatatttttattgtacTACCTTAAATTCTTTATCACGTAAAATACACTCCCACGATACTAATTTGAACTGTTATTATGCTTAAGCGCTCATATGTCTGGTCCGACGGCCCCTCTGCACAATGCTTGTAACTTTTTGACAGTATGTTTGTGTTTCATTCTCCACTTTTACCACGTCGTGATATTTTAGGATCTGAACTTATAAGATCAGGAGAACCCTTCTTGCCCTCTTCACCACATCCCCTACAACCACCACCATTTCGTAGGAGTATCATCTTGCCACCACAAATATTATCATAGAATAATCTACCCGTTGTGGCTCAATTACCGTCGATTTACTTTCTTTGAGAAAAGAACCTTCGgaattacaatgcagcgactcgGCATGCCATTCGTTACCCTGTAATGCTGTCCTTCGGGGCTTCTGTGCTGCAACTCTCGAAGAGGTGTGGCTATTAATGAAGAAATTCTTTCCGAAACCATTTCCTTAAACGCTTATTAAACTCATCGACTATATTATTTTGCCCAATCTGCTCCTTGGTTCTTCATCTTTCTCTCCATTTAATTGTTTAATAAAAATAGCTAAGAATATTGATATTAATAAAGAAAGACTTCGTTCCATTTGATATGAAATGTTTCTGAATAAAGCGAGATTTCTGAAATAATATCTCCATCCAGACAATTCTCGGTCGATTCCATTGAGTTGGTATGTGTCAATACTTCTAGTACCATCTTTTTCATtgtcgtaatcatcatcatcatcatcatcatcaccatcatcatcatcatcatcatatctaTCATCCATATTAGAGCATGAGTTCACACGTTCGATTACGCGTTTTCACCCCGCACAAGGTGAGACCTGTAAAAAGCGAAGCATATAGAATGACGTGAAGAATACGCAATACAAAAGGCAAGCAAACACGCTATATGCTTTACTACTACGGAATCGCCCTTCCACGGTTCACGTTATAAGAACACACGCTCTATTCGTGCGACACAacgcagaggaagaagaagagaaatgAAGATTGGTGCCGTATTGTTTGCGGTCTTCCTCCGTACGCGTAAGTTGAGAATGTGCGCTCCCGTCATCACACGCGCTGTGTATCTCGTGGTTCTCGCCGCCATTGGGGCCCTCTGCGATGGAGAGAAGGAGACCGAGGTCCACATCTCGGCCCAGGAGGACGTCGTGCACGTGGGCGACGACGTGAGCTTCGTGTGCACCGTGCGTGCCAGCGACGCCTCCAAGACGGTCGTGAGCTGGTTCATGTACGACCAGGACGTCACCGCGGAGCCGTTCACCATCGTGAGGACGTCCCACGGTGCGGATAACACCTACAGCAGCACGCTGACCATCAAGGCGGCTCAGTTCAACTACACGAGCATGGTGCGATGCAAGGTTTGTGGTCACCCCTTTTCTATGTATTGTCATTCGACAACGaaaattgttaaaaaaaaaacagagataaTTGAATGagcttatttattttatttatttattttaacatactgcagcccctcttggggctatagcaggagtgggtacatcgcacaaaaccgtgcatcgaacaagttcaataatgaaacaaaagcaaaaagaaagaaaacacagtaacGACGAAACCAGGTGTTCGAAAGTCAGCATAGAAGGAGGTGTACAGTTTTAGCGGCATGGTAAAGGGTTACATAAGATCGACCTAATATACACATCTAAGTACAAAAGTGCACTCGTACAAAGGGGGAAAGGAAACAAAGCGGTATATGTACGTAGTTTACAATAGTTGTATTTTAGAAGGAAATGTAAGCAAGTCAAGAGAGCGCACGTGGCCAGGCAACAAATTCCAACGCTCaattgttcgcggaaaaaagctATATTTGAACGTGTCTGTGCGGGGATGATACGGGGAAACGTTAAGGGTGTGATTGCTTCTGGTCTGAGTGGGGCTTGCATATGTGACATATTTGTTCGATGACAGGCGATATGAACAGTGAATGATGCGGTGAAAAAAGGTTAGTGATTCAATTTCACGACGGGCAGCTAAGGTGGTTAGCTCTAAACGAGTATTACGAATGGACGTTTGTCCATTCGTAATACTCGTTTTTTTCGTCGTCATGAGATGATAACGGTTGCaattaggggggggggaggctggaGTTTTTGGTGCCACGCACAGACACCTCTGTTACGCTGCGAGATACTGACGTCAGATAACAAGAGCGTTACCTGATTACGGATAAGTTGAATGGTTTCGGGTTGGGcctgctatttatttatttattcttatttatttacctctttatttatttatttattaactttTTGTTCTGCAAACCTTGGCGGTGTTCGGATTTCGCGTGCTTTTTCTCCACTGTGCTgacataaatgaatgaataaataaataaataaataaataaacagaataAAAGTGACAGAATGTCACATCTAAGTCAACGGAAACTCAAGCCTACAACTTTTTTTAACGCTATGTTACCACATTGGCCGCTTTTCCTGCCGGCTGCCACTGGGTATAATTCCTGCAGTTGAACAATTTGTGATTAAGTTTCACAAGCTTCAGCTTCTATTCCTTTATTGAATATTCCATGCACGCAGATCAGCAGATGTCTATTCAAAAACCGTCCAACCGACCGATTAATTGATTAATTAATCGCAGGTGAGACTCGACGAGGACCGGGTCTTCCACCTGAGCACACCTATGACCATCACTCAGCGACTGGACGGCGGGAAGAAGCTCATCGGGGAGCCCTGCACCTCGAGCGCCGAGTGCGAGCTCGAGCACAGCACGTGCAAGGCGCCCGCGGACGGTGGTGGCGCGACCGTCTGCCAGTGCGACCAGGCGCACCCGGTCTACTCGAGCCTGGAGATGCGCTGCCTCGAACTCGCCAAGCTGGAGCAGCCGTGCGTGGACAGCGCCCAGTGTGCGGGCGCCGACAACGGGTCGCAGTGCGAGGAGCACGTGTGCCGCTGCCGCACGGGCTTCAGCACCGAGTCCGGCCAGTGCGTGGCCAAGCCGGACGCGTCGACGTGCCAGTCGACCAGCGCCTGCCTGGACGGCAACGCCGAGTGCATAGAGGGACGCTGCGTCTGCAAGGCGGGCTACGTGTTCCACCCGGGCAGCCGCAAGTGTGAGGACAGCGGCGAGCAGGAGTTCCAGCTCGCCATCATCGGCGTGTCAACCGTCGCCGTCCTGGTCGTGCTGAGCGGCGTCACGGCCGCCTGCTACATGTTCAACAAGCGCAAGGAGGCCACCGCCACACGATACTGACCTTTTGAGCACGTGTTGATTAAAAGTTCTTGTGCAATGTCGTCCCATCTAGTACAGGCAAGTTTAACATTGCATCATCGTGCCACGGATTAGCAATGGCGTTAGCGTTTTACGCGGACTATTTCACCCAGTTTCTTTCAGTGAATAAAATAAAACTTCAAGCATTCTATAGTCGGTGACAAgttaagaataaaaaaataggcagatcccacgtacagtgggaatcgatgatatgcgaaggggactcgctcactggattccgtgtcgaccggttgtgccctggCGATCTCCGaggtcagcgtagctctggccgactgggctcgccctacgtcatctcctgacaccgacctccgacgacagtgtagctctgaccgactggagttgctctacgccatctcctgacgccgacaagagctctcgcaagtggtgccccgtcctcggactcctgtaaccgtgtttccatctttcctatctctcctatcccctcgatatgtcgtcgctctctgatttgattgatatgtggggtttaacgtcccaaaaccaccatatgattatgagagacgccgtattggagggctccggaaatttcgaccacctggggttctttaacgggcacccaaatctgagcacacgggcctacaacatttccgcctccatcggaaatgcagccaccgcagccgggatccgaacccgcgacctgcgggtcagcagccgagaaccttagccactagaccaccacggcggggcgtcgtcgctctctggcttacctaatctctatctctctctctacacctttattcctatccttttaattcctcctcacccccatcccttgtgagctactgctgaggtgtcgcaccctaaTGCAGACAGTTGTGGGcctcatttttcttttccttctaaaCAAACACTTCccccgatgatatgcgaagcacgaaggagaaagattgatttgtcactttaaaatcagcacgacgttaccAGGTAGAGGTAAAtgttgccgtacatgacttccgtgtcatgattatcatgtttggatgtgtcgcttaccttcgtcatctagtcaagtcacgtgataccaaatttagtatgtgtggagctagcgaaacggctgcgaacacgctatgagcgtggtatgttgtcatgttcttacatgacacgcgtgtcaggattatcatgtttgcaccagtcatatatttcgtcatctattgacgtcatgtaacaccaaacttggtatatgtggagctagcaaaacagccgcgagcgcattatgaagggcctaatatacttcaatgtagagTTGAtacacgcgcacgctgggcacagcgacgctacgttaggaaaacacgggcactctatagtctgccgccaggcgcgaccggtgcgaccagcgtacgtcggcgcagcccgacggcaaccggcgcgaaatgcggcatgctgcatttcgcgccgatacgttacccagacaacgctgcgtctccctataatcgtgacggagggacgccggacgcgctgaaacgcgcatgcgtcaaagcaatgcagcacggcgcgcacctgcgagtacgTGACAGGACCAGCACCTGCcttggcaacaccggcgtgacgcgacgagatgaatgccggcgagcacgcgcaccgcgtcacgtcaaaatgtattggcgccttgactgtggtatgtagtcatgttctcacatgacacgcatcttatgattatcatgtttgcaccagtcacataccttcgtcatccatttgcgtcacgtaataccaaatttggcatatgtgaagctatcaaaacttccgtgggcgcatcatgagtgtggcatgtagtcatgttgttacatgacacgcatgtcgtgattatcatgtttggatatgtcatttacctatgtcgtccattcgcgtcgcgtattaccgagtttggtacttgtgaagctagcgaaacggccgccagcgcatcatgagcgtggcatgtagtcatgttgttacataacatgcatctcatgtttatcatgtttgccccagtgtcataccttcatcattcattcacgtcccgtaataccaaatttggtatatgtgacgctaccgaaacgcccacgagcgcataatgagtgtggcatgtagtcatgttgttacatgacgcgcatgtcatgattttcatgttagggtctgtcgcttttgttcgccatgcaatatgtgataccataccagttttgcaacatgccatgtgaacgaaaccaccgcaagagctccaggaccatgaaatgtaaatcatgacattcattgcacacatgtcatgattttcatgttattactactcaaatatgttcttcatacagtcatgttataccataccaagtttcaTATCGacaccataatcgaaacggcctggagaactaaaagtcgtaggcggctagacagacagatacgctcaacgtcggtgaagttcactaagaaatgcttcgcatttaatatgtttttcatacagtcatgttatggtataccaaatttggtatttataccattatcaaaacggccaggagagctaaaaaatcgacagatcccacgtacagtgggaatcgatgatatgcgaagcacgaatgagaaaggttgatatgtcactttaaaatcggcacagcgttacgaggtggaggtaaataatgccgtacatgacttccatgtgattattatcgtgtttggatgtgccgtttaccttcgtcatctattcacgttacgtgataccaaatttagtatgtgtggagctagtgaaacggccgcgagcacgctatgagcatggtatattgtcatgtttttacatgagatgcgtgtcaggattatcatgtttgcaccagtcatatactttcgtcatccattgacgtcacgtgacaccaaatttggtataggtgaagctagcaaaacggccgcgggcgcattatgaaggtcccaatatacttctatgtagcattgacgcatgcgcactctgggaacagcgacgctacgttagcaaaacgcgagcactctgcagtttgacgccaggcgcgaccagcgtcggtCAGCGCTTCTCGACGGCacctggcgcgaaatgcgacatgctgcattacgcgccgatgtgttacccagacaccactgcgtctccttttcgtgacggagggacgccggaggcactgaaacgcgcatgcgttaaagcaacgcagcgcggcgcgcgcctgcgagtatatggcaggaccggtgcccagcgtggcaacgccggcgacgaCGCGCGACTTGTCacgtcgagagagagagagatcaaaaCAACTTTATCCCATCTTAAGGAAAAGGAGCTGCGAGAAGGCAAGGGATCCTTCTCGCGGTAGGCCTCTTCTACCACCTCTGCCCACCTCAGGATAGCCTCCTGAAGGTTGGGGTTGTAGCGgcgcatggcagcctcccacaGCTCCTGACTACTTATTTGTTTACGAAGGCTCGGGGGAGGGGAGTGATTTCGACTATGCCAcaaaacccccccccccccccccccccccccccccccccccccccccccccccccccccccccccaaaaaacacCAACAGACACCTTAAGGTCAAATCCAGGATAAGTTATTGGCGTAAGGTAGGGGGAGAGAAAGTTTGGGTTTTTAGTTACGCCAGAGGACCTCACAGCCTGCGGGAGAACTGACGCTGTAAAGGTGGCAGGGTTCGGCGACCGAGGTGGTAGTGCCCGCAAATGTCGTTGTATGTAAGTAATCTTTCTTTAGATGTGCATGCAATAGGTAAATCGTTGGTTTCTGAAACGTCTCCTAGGCGAGCTTGCGCTCGGATCGTGAAAGCTCGAGCGCTTGCGTGGGCCGCCTCATTACCAATTAAGCCTGAGCGAGCAGGTGTCCAGATTAACGCAACAAGTTGGAATGGAGGATCACAGGAGAGAATGGCTAGGGCTGTCCTGCAAACCCTTCCCGGTCCGAAGTTGTATATGGCAGTTTTCGAATCGCTCACTATGACAGAAGTATGAGCAATCATAGCGGCAAGTGCAACCACTGCCTCCTTCGCCTGTTTCGAAGACGACACTCTAATGGATGCTGTCGTTGCAACACTGCCGTCAGAGTTCATAACTGTCAACGCAAATTTCTGCCCACAAGGCTACTCTGCGGCATCGACATAGACCACATCACTGCAGTTCAAGATTTTTTTGTGAAGAGATTTAGCTCGTTCTTGTCTTCTATGCTCGTGATGAAcaggatgcatatttttgggggGGATAGGAGGGATATGAAAGCTCTCATGTAGCTAGCGGAAAATATTAAATTTCTCCTTAGTCATCGGTGCTGGAGTAATATTTGGGGAGTTTAAAATACGCCTACTAGTGTGGGTGTTCGAATAGCGTTGGTATTGAGCTGTCAGGTGGGCTTCCGCGAGCTCGCTAAAGGTATTGAACGAACTCGTAGCTAAACGTTTTTCTGTGGAAGCTGTACTTGGCACTCCAAGAGCAAACTTGTAGAGCTTGCGTATCAGTGAATTTACCCTATTTTCCTCAGGCCTTGTCAGGTGAAGATATGGGAGGGAGAATGTGATGCTTGTACGAGTCTTAACAAATCTGCCGTATGAAAACCTCCATCCTTATTGGACATTATTCCTATAAGTCTGGTTGTGTGGTCTATGCTGGTAGCAACCGTTTGAAGCGTGAAAGTATTGAGTTTGTTAGACTGAATTTGCATGCCTAGTACGCGTATTTTGTCTACGACAGGAACTTGCTTCTCAGTCAGGTTTATATGAATGCTGGGTTTGTCACGTTTATTAGCGGAGATCAGTAAAAGCTCAGATTTAGCTGGTGAGCACTCGATGTTTATGAACCTCGAGTGCCTAGCTGTCGTAGTAACCGCATCTGTGGCCTCTTGTAATGTATCTTGAATGTAACCATCGGATCCACCCTTCATGTATtttgcaatgtcatcggcatataaGAAATATTGGAGATCCGGTATTTTAGCTAGCGTCTCAGAAATAGACCTCATATCCTGGTTAAAAAGGAACGGCGAGAGGACTGATCCCTGAGATGTGCCAAAGCTACCTAGGGTGATTGGGAAGAATTTTGGTCCTTGAGACTAATGATAGCCGTGCGGTTGCTGAGAAAATCGCGGATATAGCCATACATTTTCTTACCAAAGTTAAGGTTATCCAATTCGTGTAAAATGGGGGCATGAGCTATGTTGTTATACGCACCGCGCAGGTCGAGCCCTAGAATGGCTTGGGTGTCTTTATACTGCCACTGGGAGTAAGGATGTCATGCTTGAGCCTCAGCATGGCATCCTGGCAGGAGAGTGATTGGCCAAAGCCAATCATCTCTGGTGGGAACAACCGATTATCTGCTGCGTACTTGTTTAAGCAATTAAGAATGACATGTTCGAGAGTTTTGCCCAAACATGACGTTAAAGAAATAGGTCTAAGGTTAGCTATGTCTGAGGGCTTAATGGATTTAGGAATAAAGATGACCCTAGCGGCTCTCCATGAGTTAGGAAGGGAGCCAGTATTGAAACAGTGATTGTAGTAGTCTGTGAGGTCAGTGATTGATTGATCGTCGAGATTTCGAATTAATTTATTAGTTACCTTATCGATACCCGGGGCAGATGAGGttttaagaaaaaataaagcATGTCGAACTTCCGTTTCCGCTATTCGGGCGTCAAGAAGTTCATTGACCTCGCCGGCCTAATCTGAAAGCACATGGGCTGAAATGAGGGGGAGGTGCAATCGCGCAAGCTCCTGAAAAAAATGTGGGATATTACTATTGTGTTTGTGCAATAACCGA
Above is a window of Rhipicephalus microplus isolate Deutch F79 chromosome 1, USDA_Rmic, whole genome shotgun sequence DNA encoding:
- the LOC142769001 gene encoding uncharacterized protein LOC142769001; this encodes MCAPVITRAVYLVVLAAIGALCDGEKETEVHISAQEDVVHVGDDVSFVCTVRASDASKTVVSWFMYDQDVTAEPFTIVRTSHGADNTYSSTLTIKAAQFNYTSMVRCKVRLDEDRVFHLSTPMTITQRLDGGKKLIGEPCTSSAECELEHSTCKAPADGGGATVCQCDQAHPVYSSLEMRCLELAKLEQPCVDSAQCAGADNGSQCEEHVCRCRTGFSTESGQCVAKPDASTCQSTSACLDGNAECIEGRCVCKAGYVFHPGSRKCEDSGEQEFQLAIIGVSTVAVLVVLSGVTAACYMFNKRKEATATRY